The genomic interval CTGACATGGGATAAGAGGAGGGGAAGTGGCTAAAGATAAATTCCTAATGTGATCCCAAGAGTAAAACTGGAtgagaatgaaaagccttaggttAGATTGTTCACAATTCCTCACAGCATTGTGATGGTCACAACTGGTACATGCTACTTGGAGTTCTTCTCACTTTCCTGGTCTGTGAGGGGCAAGCATCAGTTAGGTAAATGCTGGGGGACTCGGTCCCAACAGGCAATGGCCATAGTAACTTCAACCGCTTGGTAACTTTAGAGGCATCCAGCTGGCATGCTCATCAAAATACCCAACAAATATGAGATCTAAACACTAAGATAATTAAGAAAGAGAGACCTGCATTCATCCATTGGGGGTGTGGCAATGAACAGACAGCTGATAAGCATAGGCTccttattagaaaataaaatcgtGTGGGCAGAAAGCAGTACTGATGATGATTTAAGGTGATCAGACCTAgtttccttcctctgccttcacTCTGCCTTGGAGTGTGAGCCACTGTCCCAACCCCAAAAAACATAAAAGTGATGTCCAAGTTATTTTTACCTTCTCTCTTCCCTAAAAAGTCAAATCAACAAAATACTCAGGACAGTAGGAGACACAAAGCAATCTTCATTTCTTTCACAATTTAGAAACATTTTCAATTACAGTTGAGCTTCTCTGAGATCCACATCAATTTTGGTAAAAGAGCACAGAAAAAGCCAGGTTGGAGGAAATCCCTGATAATGAGGCATGAAGCTTTGACTCAACCAATCCACTCAACACGCTGGAGGCCCATGCAGGTCCCTGAGATAAAGAGTCATTCTGGTTTATACTTTTAAGGAATCCTACTCTGCACTCCCTCCTCAGAGCATGCCTTTGAAGGGCCACTAACAAGTAAGATCCTTGATGAATGATCACAAGTAAAATCCTAATGGAGAACTAATTCATTTGGGGAGCAGCTCTTTTAATAGTAGGGGTTTTCCTCTTAATCAGAGTTTCTCATTGGCATTAAAAGACCCCAGCCACGTTCACAGTTACAGGTTCCACATTAGTCAGACCGTTTCCTGGGAGGTACCCATAACCAGTAAGCAGTCACACCCTCTGATCAGTCAAGGTATATTCTGGTGGGATTTGGGGCCTTTCAGCTCAGCCTATGGAAAGGTCAGTAATGCTCAAGCAAATGAGCAGAGCTTAAAGGTCAGAGAACCTTAGGTGTGTGGAGGTAAGTCATCCCAGAGGGCAGTCAGACAGCTGACTTGGGTGGGAGGGATGTGAATGATATCTCTGACCCTCTCAGGTATACAGTGGCTACCTTGGTATCCAAACATAGCAGTCAATCTTAAGGAAATCAAATCTATTTAGGGGCTGCTCTTTCTTCTGATAGGATTACCAGAAAACTCAAAACAATGTCCTGGTGGGTCCTCACCCATGAGCCTAGTAGTCTCCTTCAATTTCCCAGTTGCTCTTGGCAGTTTCCCCAACCCATTCCCACATACCCAGAAGACAGAATCAGACAATGCTTTGCCTTTCTTCAGCATCAACAGATGGCTCTGAGTTCTCAACCCTGCCCCGAGGATGTCGGTGGCAGCAGACACAGTGGAGGTAATCCACTACATTGTGGGTGAAGAGTGAGCGCAATGGGTGCAAGTACTGGAAGAAAAGGAGCATAAAGCCAATGGAAATCAGATAAGCAATAATGAGCTGCAAGGCAATCAAGGAATGACAGTAATTCAGTAACACTTTCACGCCAAAGAACTTAAAAACTAAGACCATGATCACATTCTCTATCAATCTCACACTATAGTGAAGGCCCATATGTCCCCAGTTCTGACCTTTCTCAACAAGCTCCCTGTCTGCCAACTTCAACTGCAAAGCCGACCAGCAAGAGAAATTGATGCCAGCGTAGAGGACAGTAACAGAAATCAACACCATCAGGGTGCCGACCCGGCTGAAGTTTTTCTCAATGTTATTGGGCATCTGGGCCCCACTCCTCCAGAACTTAACCCAGGGCTCAAAGAGGATGATCAGGAAATTGAGCAATAAGAAGGGCACAGCCTTCAATTTCAAGGTGGCTGAGAAGAGCACCAGAATCACAAGGCGGGAGGTGATCTCCAATGTCCGCCAAATGGTGATGCAGAGGACTTCTAGTGGCCCCAGGCGAATCTTGTATTCATCGTACTTGATCTGGATAGCCAACATATTGCAGAGGGTAGCCCCATAGGTGACAGATATCAGGGAAAAGACCATTAGCAcagctgtaagaaaaaaaaataaaacagaaaaaataggcAATCAGTCAATGT from Vicugna pacos chromosome X, VicPac4, whole genome shotgun sequence carries:
- the XKRX gene encoding XK-related protein 2 is translated as MDQVFEIPEEPNVEPVSSLEEDVIRGTNPRFTFPFGILFSTFLYCGEAASALYMVRIYRKNSETYWMTYTFSFFMFSSIMVQLTLIFVHRDLAKDKPLSLFMHLILLGPVIRCLEAMIKYLTLWKKEGQEEPYVSLTRKKMLIDGEEVLIEWEVGHSIRTLAMHRNAYKRMSQIQAFLGSVPQLTYQLYVTLISAEVPLGRAVLMVFSLISVTYGATLCNMLAIQIKYDEYKIRLGPLEVLCITIWRTLEITSRLVILVLFSATLKLKAVPFLLLNFLIILFEPWVKFWRSGAQMPNNIEKNFSRVGTLMVLISVTVLYAGINFSCWSALQLKLADRELVEKGQNWGHMGLHYSVRLIENVIMVLVFKFFGVKVLLNYCHSLIALQLIIAYLISIGFMLLFFQYLHPLRSLFTHNVVDYLHCVCCHRHPRGRVENSEPSVDAEERQSIV